A single region of the Cronobacter condimenti 1330 genome encodes:
- the malK gene encoding maltose/maltodextrin ABC transporter ATP-binding protein MalK, with the protein MAGVQLRNVTKAWGEVVVSKDINLDITEGEFVVFVGPSGCGKSTLLRMIAGLETITSGDLHIGGKRMNDVPPAERGVGMVFQSYALYPHLSVAENMSFGLKLAGARKEAINQRVTQVAEVLQLAHLLDRRPKALSGGQRQRVAIGRTLVAEPSVFLLDEPLSNLDAALRVQMRIEISRLHKRLKRTMIYVTHDQVEAMTLADKIVVLDAGRVAQVGKPLELYHYPADRFVAGFIGSPKMNFLPVKVTATAIDQVQVELPNRQLVWLPVESAQVQVGANMSLGIRPEHLLPSDIADVTLEGEVQVVEQLGHETQIHIQIPALRQNLVYRQNDVVLVEEGATFAIGLPPERCHLFREDGTACRRLHKEPGV; encoded by the coding sequence ATGGCAGGCGTTCAGCTTCGCAACGTAACAAAAGCCTGGGGCGAGGTGGTGGTGTCGAAGGATATCAATCTCGACATTACCGAAGGCGAGTTTGTGGTGTTTGTCGGGCCGTCGGGCTGCGGGAAATCAACGCTGCTGCGTATGATTGCCGGGCTTGAGACTATCACCAGCGGCGATTTGCATATCGGCGGCAAGCGTATGAACGATGTGCCGCCCGCCGAACGCGGCGTGGGGATGGTGTTTCAGTCTTACGCGCTCTATCCGCACCTGTCGGTCGCTGAAAATATGTCCTTTGGCCTGAAGCTTGCTGGAGCCCGTAAAGAGGCGATTAACCAGCGTGTCACGCAAGTGGCAGAAGTGCTGCAACTGGCGCACTTGCTGGATCGTCGGCCGAAAGCGCTCTCCGGTGGCCAGCGCCAGCGCGTGGCGATAGGCCGCACGCTTGTGGCCGAACCGTCCGTTTTCCTGCTTGATGAACCGCTCTCCAACCTGGACGCCGCACTGCGCGTACAGATGCGTATTGAGATCTCCCGTCTTCATAAGCGCCTTAAGCGCACCATGATTTACGTCACTCACGATCAGGTCGAGGCGATGACGCTCGCCGACAAAATCGTGGTGCTGGATGCCGGCCGCGTTGCCCAGGTGGGCAAGCCGCTGGAGCTCTATCACTACCCGGCAGATCGCTTTGTCGCGGGCTTTATCGGCTCGCCAAAAATGAATTTCCTGCCGGTGAAAGTTACCGCCACCGCCATCGATCAGGTGCAGGTGGAGCTGCCGAATCGCCAGCTGGTCTGGCTGCCGGTAGAAAGTGCCCAGGTTCAGGTAGGTGCCAATATGTCTCTTGGCATTCGCCCGGAACACCTCCTGCCGAGCGATATCGCCGACGTTACGCTCGAAGGCGAAGTGCAGGTGGTCGAGCAGTTAGGTCATGAAACTCAGATTCACATCCAAATCCCTGCGCTGCGTCAGAACCTGGTCTACCGCCAGAATGACGTCGTGCTGGTAGAAGAGGGCGCCACATTCGCTATCGGCTTGCCACCGGAGCGTTGCCATCTTTTTCGGGAAGATGGCACCGCCTGTCGTCGGTTGCATAAAGAGCCCGGCGTTTAA
- the malF gene encoding maltose ABC transporter permease MalF, with protein MDVIKKKHWWQSDALKWSAIGLLGLLVGYLVVLMYAQGEYLFAIMTLILSSTGLYIFANRRAYAWRYVYPGLAGMGLFVLFPLACTIAIAFTNYSSTNQLTQERARQVLMDRKYQAGDSYTFGLYPAGEQWRLALTDGASGKYYLSAPFKFGGEQTLKLTAAPSLPEGERATLRVITQNRQALSQVTAELPDASQLVMSSLRQFSGTRPLYALADDGTLTNNQSGVKYRPNNDIGFYQAINAEGQWGDEKLSPGYTVSIGWGNFLRVFADEGIQKPFMAIFVWTVVFALLTVVLTVAVGMVLACLVQWESLKGKAIYRVLLILPYAVPSFISILIFKGLFNQSFGEINMMLSALFGIKPAWFTDPTTARAMIIIVNTWLGYPYMMILCMGLLKAIPDDLYEASAMDGAGPFQNFFKITFPLLIKPLTPLMIASFAFNFNNFVLILLLTNGGPDRIGTTTPAGYTDLLVSYTWRIAFEGGGGQDFGLAAAIATLIFLLVGALAVVNLKATRIKFD; from the coding sequence ATGGATGTCATTAAAAAGAAACACTGGTGGCAAAGCGACGCGCTGAAATGGTCGGCGATAGGTCTGCTGGGCTTACTGGTGGGTTACCTTGTTGTTTTAATGTACGCACAGGGGGAATACCTGTTCGCCATCATGACGCTGATTTTAAGCTCAACTGGCCTCTATATTTTTGCGAATCGCCGCGCCTATGCGTGGCGTTACGTCTATCCAGGGCTCGCGGGCATGGGGCTTTTCGTGCTCTTTCCGCTGGCCTGCACCATCGCTATCGCCTTTACCAACTACAGCAGCACCAACCAGCTCACACAGGAGCGCGCACGCCAGGTGCTGATGGACCGCAAATATCAGGCGGGCGACAGCTATACCTTTGGCCTTTATCCCGCCGGTGAACAGTGGCGGCTGGCCCTGACCGATGGCGCCAGCGGCAAATACTACCTCTCCGCACCGTTTAAATTTGGCGGCGAGCAGACGCTGAAGCTGACGGCCGCGCCGTCCCTGCCGGAAGGCGAACGCGCCACACTGCGCGTCATTACTCAGAATCGCCAGGCACTGAGCCAGGTAACGGCTGAGCTGCCAGATGCCAGCCAGCTTGTCATGAGCTCGCTGCGTCAGTTCTCCGGCACGCGCCCGCTTTACGCGCTCGCCGATGACGGCACGCTCACTAACAACCAGAGCGGCGTGAAGTATCGCCCGAATAACGACATCGGCTTTTATCAGGCTATCAATGCCGAGGGTCAGTGGGGCGATGAAAAGCTCAGCCCAGGTTATACCGTGTCGATTGGCTGGGGTAACTTCTTGCGCGTCTTTGCCGATGAAGGCATTCAGAAACCGTTTATGGCGATCTTCGTCTGGACAGTGGTGTTTGCGTTACTGACCGTGGTACTGACCGTCGCGGTCGGCATGGTGCTGGCATGTCTCGTACAGTGGGAATCGCTTAAAGGCAAAGCTATCTATCGCGTGCTGCTGATCCTCCCCTACGCGGTGCCGTCATTTATTTCAATTTTGATTTTCAAAGGGTTGTTCAACCAGAGTTTTGGCGAGATCAACATGATGCTGAGCGCGCTGTTTGGCATCAAACCGGCATGGTTTACTGACCCCACCACCGCGCGCGCCATGATAATCATCGTCAATACCTGGCTTGGTTACCCGTACATGATGATCCTCTGCATGGGCCTGCTGAAGGCGATTCCGGACGATCTGTATGAGGCCTCGGCGATGGATGGCGCAGGCCCGTTCCAGAACTTCTTTAAGATTACGTTCCCGCTGCTCATCAAGCCGCTAACGCCGCTTATGATCGCAAGCTTCGCCTTTAATTTTAATAACTTCGTGCTGATCCTGCTGTTGACCAACGGCGGCCCGGACCGCATCGGCACGACAACGCCTGCGGGCTATACCGATCTGCTGGTGAGCTACACCTGGCGTATCGCCTTTGAAGGCGGCGGCGGACAAGACTTCGGCCTCGCGGCGGCTATCGCTACGCTTATCTTCCTGCTGGTGGGCGCGCTTGCGGTCGTGAACCTCAAAGCCACACGCATTAAGTTTGATTAA
- the plsB gene encoding glycerol-3-phosphate 1-O-acyltransferase PlsB codes for MSGWPRIYYKLLNLPLSVLVKSKSIPAAPCPELGLDTSRPIMYVLPYNSKADLLTLRAQCLAHDLPDPLEPLVIDGTELPRYVFIHGGPRVFTYYTPKEESIKLFHNYLDLHRSNPDLDVQMVPVSVMFGRSPGREKGEENPPLRMLNGIQKFFAVSWLGRDSFVRFSPPVSLRRMATEHGTDKRIAQKLARVARMHFARQRLAAVGPRLPARQDLFNKLLSSKAIARAVEDEARTKKISHEKAQQNAVALMEEIAADFSYEAIRITDRVLGFTWNRLYQGINVHNAERVRQLAHDGHEIVYVPCHRSHMDYLLLSYVLYHQGLVPPHIAAGINLNFWPAGPIFRRLGAFFIRRTFKGNKLYSTVFREYLGELFSRGYSVEYFVEGGRSRTGRLLDPKTGTLSMTIQAMLRGGTRPITLVPIYIGYEHVMEVGTYAKELRGATKEKESLLQMLRGLSKLRNLGQGYVNFGEPLPLITFLNQHVPEWRDAIDPIEAVRPAWLTPTVNEIASQLMVRINNAGAANAMNLCCTALLASRQRSLTREQLTEQLECYLNLLRNVPYASDATVPDATATQLIEHALQMNKFEVEKDTIGDIIILPREQAVLMTYYRNNIMHMLVLPSLIAAIVTQHRRISREAVQQQVELLFPMLKAELFLRWEKEDVPAVVDALINEMAQQGLVLADDVWLQVNPARSRTLQLLAAGVRETLQRYAITFWLLSANPSINRGTLEKESRTVAQRLSVLHGINAPEFFDKAVFSTLVLTLRDEGYISDTGDAEPAETMKVYQMLAELMTSDVRLTIESAAAQAGE; via the coding sequence ATGTCCGGTTGGCCACGAATTTACTACAAATTACTTAATTTACCATTAAGCGTGCTGGTAAAAAGCAAGTCCATCCCGGCGGCGCCTTGCCCCGAACTTGGGCTCGATACGTCACGTCCTATCATGTACGTGCTGCCGTATAACTCGAAGGCAGATCTCCTGACGCTGCGGGCCCAGTGCCTGGCGCATGATCTGCCAGACCCTCTGGAGCCGCTCGTTATCGACGGCACCGAGCTGCCGCGTTATGTGTTTATCCATGGCGGGCCTCGCGTGTTCACGTACTACACGCCAAAAGAAGAGTCGATCAAGCTGTTCCATAATTACCTGGACCTGCACCGCAGTAACCCGGATCTCGACGTCCAGATGGTGCCCGTCTCCGTCATGTTTGGTCGTTCACCTGGTCGTGAAAAGGGCGAAGAAAACCCGCCGCTGCGTATGCTGAACGGCATTCAGAAGTTTTTCGCTGTCTCGTGGCTTGGCCGCGACAGCTTCGTGCGTTTCTCCCCGCCGGTGTCGCTGCGCCGTATGGCGACCGAGCACGGTACTGATAAGCGTATCGCACAGAAACTGGCCCGCGTGGCGCGCATGCACTTTGCCCGCCAACGCCTCGCCGCTGTAGGCCCGCGTCTCCCGGCGCGCCAGGATCTTTTTAATAAACTGCTCTCGTCTAAAGCGATTGCCCGCGCCGTTGAAGATGAAGCGCGCACGAAGAAAATCTCGCATGAGAAAGCCCAGCAGAACGCGGTTGCGCTGATGGAAGAGATCGCTGCGGATTTCTCCTACGAGGCGATTCGTATTACCGACCGCGTGCTTGGGTTTACCTGGAACCGCCTTTACCAGGGCATCAATGTTCATAACGCTGAGCGGGTGCGTCAACTGGCGCACGACGGCCACGAGATTGTCTATGTGCCCTGCCACCGCAGCCATATGGACTATCTGCTGCTGTCCTACGTGCTTTATCATCAGGGGCTTGTGCCGCCGCATATCGCCGCGGGTATTAACCTGAACTTCTGGCCTGCCGGGCCGATATTCCGCCGCCTGGGCGCGTTTTTTATCCGCCGCACGTTTAAAGGCAACAAACTCTACTCCACGGTGTTTCGCGAATATCTGGGCGAGCTCTTCAGCCGCGGTTACTCAGTGGAATATTTCGTGGAAGGCGGACGCTCGCGCACCGGTCGCCTGCTTGACCCGAAGACCGGCACGCTCTCCATGACTATTCAGGCGATGCTGCGCGGCGGCACTCGCCCGATTACGCTGGTGCCGATTTACATCGGCTATGAGCACGTGATGGAAGTGGGCACGTACGCGAAAGAGTTACGCGGCGCGACCAAAGAAAAAGAAAGCCTGCTGCAGATGCTGCGTGGGTTAAGCAAGCTCCGTAACCTTGGGCAGGGTTATGTCAACTTTGGCGAGCCGTTGCCGTTGATAACCTTCCTGAATCAGCATGTGCCCGAATGGCGCGACGCTATTGATCCGATAGAAGCGGTGCGTCCGGCATGGCTCACCCCAACGGTAAATGAAATTGCCTCCCAGTTGATGGTGCGTATCAATAACGCGGGCGCGGCCAACGCCATGAACCTTTGCTGCACCGCGCTGCTGGCGTCCCGCCAGCGCTCGTTAACCCGCGAACAGCTGACTGAACAGCTGGAATGCTACCTGAACCTGCTTCGCAACGTGCCGTATGCCTCAGATGCTACAGTGCCGGACGCAACGGCAACGCAACTCATCGAGCATGCGTTGCAGATGAACAAGTTTGAGGTCGAGAAGGACACCATTGGCGATATCATCATTCTGCCGCGCGAGCAGGCGGTGCTGATGACTTATTACCGTAACAACATTATGCACATGCTGGTGCTGCCTTCGCTTATCGCGGCTATCGTGACTCAGCACCGTCGCATCAGCCGTGAGGCGGTACAGCAGCAGGTCGAACTGCTGTTCCCGATGCTGAAAGCGGAGCTGTTCCTGCGCTGGGAAAAAGAAGATGTTCCGGCGGTAGTGGATGCGCTGATTAACGAGATGGCGCAGCAGGGGCTTGTCCTGGCTGATGATGTCTGGCTGCAGGTAAATCCGGCGCGCTCCCGCACGCTGCAATTACTGGCCGCAGGCGTTCGCGAAACGCTGCAACGCTACGCCATTACCTTCTGGCTGCTCAGCGCCAATCCGTCTATCAACCGTGGCACGCTGGAAAAAGAGAGCCGTACCGTAGCGCAGCGTCTTTCTGTTCTGCATGGTATTAACGCACCGGAGTTCTTTGATAAAGCCGTGTTCTCAACGCTTGTGCTGACGCTTCGCGATGAAGGTTATATCAGCGATACCGGCGATGCCGAACCTGCGGAAACGATGAAGGTTTATCAAATGCTCGCAGAGTTAATGACCTCCGATGTCAGGCTCACCATTGAGAGCGCCGCCGCACAGGCAGGCGAATAA
- the malM gene encoding maltose operon protein MalM — translation MKKRLVALCLSAGLLAGAPAVSFADVNIVPQNTSAAPSIPAGELQRLTWTPVAQSQTQTTDLAAIGQTLNVPGITGKVAAYSVPANIGELTVTLTSLANKQTGIYAPNVLVLDQNLTPAAYFPSSYFTYQEPGVVSADRLEGTLKLTPALGQQKLYLLVFTTPQDLQKTTTMTNPAKAYAKGVGNAVPDIADPVARHTPDGTLKLKVSTNSASSVLVGPLFGSSGQASVTVGNTAAPATAYSAPASAAPTPAAAPAPAAKSEPVLNDTEAYFNRAIKDAVAKGDVDKALKLLNEAERLGSTTARQTFISSVKGKG, via the coding sequence ATGAAAAAACGTCTCGTCGCATTATGCTTAAGCGCAGGGCTGCTCGCGGGCGCACCTGCCGTTAGCTTCGCTGATGTGAATATCGTCCCGCAGAATACCTCTGCTGCGCCGTCTATCCCGGCGGGTGAACTGCAACGCCTGACCTGGACACCTGTCGCGCAATCGCAAACCCAGACGACCGATCTCGCCGCCATCGGCCAGACCCTGAACGTGCCGGGCATTACCGGTAAAGTCGCCGCGTATAGCGTGCCGGCGAATATCGGCGAACTGACCGTTACGCTCACAAGCCTCGCCAACAAACAGACCGGTATTTATGCGCCGAACGTGCTGGTGCTCGATCAAAACTTAACGCCCGCCGCGTATTTCCCGAGCAGCTACTTTACTTACCAGGAGCCGGGCGTGGTGTCGGCTGATCGTCTTGAAGGCACCCTCAAACTGACGCCTGCGCTGGGCCAGCAAAAACTCTACCTGCTGGTCTTTACTACGCCGCAAGATTTACAAAAGACCACGACCATGACCAACCCGGCGAAGGCCTATGCCAAAGGGGTGGGTAATGCCGTGCCGGATATCGCTGACCCGGTGGCTCGTCATACGCCTGACGGTACGCTTAAATTGAAAGTGAGCACTAACTCCGCCTCCAGCGTGCTGGTGGGGCCGCTCTTTGGCTCTTCCGGTCAGGCGTCTGTCACGGTAGGTAACACCGCCGCGCCGGCAACGGCCTATTCTGCTCCGGCATCTGCTGCGCCAACCCCCGCCGCGGCGCCTGCGCCTGCCGCGAAAAGCGAACCGGTGCTTAACGACACCGAAGCCTATTTCAATCGCGCCATTAAAGACGCGGTAGCGAAGGGTGATGTCGATAAAGCTCTGAAACTGCTGAATGAAGCCGAGCGTCTGGGCTCTACCACCGCTCGCCAGACCTTTATCAGCAGCGTAAAAGGCAAGGGGTAA
- the malE gene encoding maltose/maltodextrin ABC transporter substrate-binding protein MalE → MKIKSGVRLLALSALTTALFSASALAKIEEGKLVIWINGDKGYNGLAEVGKKFEQDTGIKVTVEHPDKLEEKYPQVAATGDGPDIIFWAHDRFGGYAQSGLLAEITPEKALQDKIYPFTWDAVRYNGKIIAYPVAVESLSLIYNKDLVPNPPKTWEEIPKLDKELKAKGKSALMFNLQEPYFTWPIIAADGGYAFKFENGKYDVKNVGVDSAGAKAGLSFLVDLIKNKHMNADTDYSIAEAAFNKGDTAMTINGPWAWANIDKSKVNYGVAQLPTFKGKPSKPFVGVLSAGINAASPNKELAKEFLENYLLTDQGLEAVNKDKPLGAVALKSYQEKLEKDPRIAATMANAKTGEIMPNVPQMSAFWYAVRTAVVNAVTGRQTVDEALKDAQGRIAK, encoded by the coding sequence ATGAAAATTAAAAGCGGCGTACGCCTCCTCGCCCTCTCAGCGCTGACGACGGCGCTCTTTTCTGCCTCTGCTCTGGCCAAAATTGAAGAAGGTAAGCTGGTTATCTGGATCAACGGTGATAAAGGCTATAACGGCCTCGCCGAAGTGGGTAAAAAGTTTGAACAGGACACCGGGATTAAAGTCACCGTTGAACACCCGGACAAGCTGGAAGAGAAGTACCCGCAGGTAGCCGCAACGGGCGACGGTCCGGATATCATCTTCTGGGCCCACGATCGTTTTGGTGGTTACGCGCAGTCCGGCCTGCTGGCGGAAATCACGCCAGAGAAAGCCCTCCAGGACAAAATCTACCCGTTCACCTGGGATGCCGTGCGTTATAACGGCAAAATTATCGCTTACCCGGTTGCCGTGGAATCACTCTCGCTGATTTACAACAAAGACCTGGTGCCGAACCCGCCGAAAACCTGGGAAGAGATCCCGAAACTGGATAAAGAGCTGAAAGCGAAAGGCAAGAGCGCGCTGATGTTCAACCTCCAGGAGCCGTACTTCACCTGGCCGATTATCGCCGCCGATGGCGGTTACGCCTTTAAATTTGAAAACGGCAAATATGACGTGAAAAACGTGGGCGTGGATAGCGCAGGCGCGAAAGCGGGCCTGAGCTTCCTGGTCGACCTTATCAAGAACAAACACATGAACGCCGACACGGACTACTCGATCGCAGAAGCGGCATTCAACAAAGGCGACACCGCGATGACCATCAACGGTCCGTGGGCGTGGGCCAACATCGATAAGAGCAAGGTGAACTACGGCGTCGCCCAGTTGCCGACCTTCAAAGGCAAACCGTCTAAACCGTTCGTGGGCGTGCTGAGCGCCGGCATTAACGCCGCCAGCCCGAACAAAGAACTGGCGAAAGAGTTCCTGGAAAACTACCTGCTGACCGATCAGGGTCTGGAAGCGGTCAATAAAGACAAACCGCTGGGCGCTGTCGCGCTCAAATCCTACCAGGAGAAGCTGGAGAAAGATCCGCGCATCGCAGCAACAATGGCGAACGCGAAAACCGGCGAAATCATGCCTAACGTGCCGCAAATGTCCGCCTTCTGGTATGCCGTACGTACCGCAGTGGTTAACGCGGTGACCGGCCGTCAGACCGTTGACGAGGCGCTGAAAGACGCCCAGGGCCGTATCGCCAAATAA
- the ubiC gene encoding chorismate lyase — translation MSHPALRQLRALSFFDDISTLDGALLDWLLLEDSMTRRFESFCQRVTVEILFEGFVGPDALVVEREFLPHESRYWLREILLCGDGVPWLVGRTLVPDSTLCGPELALQQLGTTPLGRYLFTSSTLTRDFIQPGRCDELWGRRSLLRLSGKPLLLTELFLPASPLYQEER, via the coding sequence ATGTCCCATCCCGCGCTGAGGCAACTGCGCGCGTTGTCCTTTTTTGACGATATCAGCACGCTTGATGGCGCGCTGCTCGACTGGTTGTTACTTGAAGACTCAATGACCCGCCGTTTTGAAAGCTTCTGCCAGCGTGTGACGGTAGAGATACTGTTTGAAGGGTTCGTCGGGCCCGATGCGCTGGTCGTTGAGCGCGAGTTTTTACCGCACGAGTCGCGCTACTGGCTGCGTGAAATCTTGCTGTGCGGCGATGGGGTCCCGTGGCTGGTGGGACGCACCCTGGTACCGGATTCAACGCTCTGTGGGCCGGAACTGGCGCTGCAACAGCTCGGCACCACCCCGCTCGGCCGCTATCTTTTTACATCCTCCACCCTGACGCGTGATTTTATCCAGCCGGGCCGCTGCGACGAACTCTGGGGACGCCGTTCGCTGCTGCGCCTCTCGGGCAAGCCGCTGTTGCTGACAGAGCTGTTTTTACCGGCGTCACCGTTGTACCAGGAGGAAAGATAA
- the ubiA gene encoding 4-hydroxybenzoate octaprenyltransferase — translation MAWSLTQNKLLAYHRLMRTDKPIGALLLLWPTLWALWVATPGLPPLWILAVFVAGVWLMRAAGCVVNDYADRKFDGHVKRTAHRPLPSGAVTEKEARTLFIILVLLSFLLVLTLNVKTILLSVAALALAWMYPFMKRYTHLPQVVLGAAFGWSIPMAFCAVNQSLPLSCWLMFAANICWAVAYDTEYAMVDRDDDVKIGVKSTAILFGRYDKVMIGLLQVVVLALLATIGWLNDLGAFFYAGLAGAGALFIWQQKIIAGRDRDACFRAFLNNNYVGLLIFIGLALSDITI, via the coding sequence ATGGCGTGGAGCCTGACGCAGAATAAACTGCTCGCCTATCACCGTTTGATGCGCACCGATAAGCCCATTGGGGCATTACTGCTGCTTTGGCCCACACTGTGGGCGCTCTGGGTGGCGACGCCGGGGCTGCCGCCTTTGTGGATTTTGGCGGTATTTGTGGCGGGCGTCTGGCTGATGCGCGCCGCAGGTTGCGTCGTCAATGATTATGCCGACCGTAAATTTGACGGCCACGTGAAGCGTACGGCGCACCGGCCCTTACCGAGTGGCGCAGTGACCGAAAAAGAAGCGCGCACTCTGTTTATTATCCTTGTGCTGCTGTCGTTTTTGCTGGTGCTGACGCTGAATGTTAAAACGATTCTGCTTTCCGTGGCGGCATTGGCGCTGGCCTGGATGTATCCCTTTATGAAGCGCTATACCCACCTGCCGCAGGTTGTGCTGGGCGCGGCGTTTGGCTGGTCTATCCCAATGGCGTTTTGCGCGGTCAACCAGTCGCTGCCGTTAAGTTGCTGGCTAATGTTTGCGGCGAATATCTGCTGGGCGGTCGCTTACGATACGGAATATGCGATGGTCGATCGCGACGATGATGTAAAAATCGGCGTGAAATCAACGGCAATTCTGTTTGGCCGTTACGATAAAGTGATGATTGGCTTACTGCAGGTTGTTGTACTGGCGCTGCTGGCGACTATTGGCTGGCTGAATGACCTCGGCGCGTTTTTCTACGCCGGTCTGGCAGGCGCAGGTGCGTTATTTATCTGGCAACAAAAGATCATCGCGGGCCGCGATCGCGATGCCTGTTTCCGCGCGTTTTTAAATAATAATTACGTGGGATTGCTGATATTTATTGGTCTGGCGCTAAGTGACATAACGATTTGA
- a CDS encoding maltoporin, which translates to MMITLRKLPLAVAVMAGIFAAQASAVDFKGYARSGIGWTGSGGEQQCFQATGAGSKYRLGNECETYAEIKLGQEVWKESDKSFYFDSNIGYRTNQLNDFENTDTPAVREFNVVGKNLIDSLPGANIWAGKRFYQRHDVHMIDFYYWDISGPGAGIENIDLGVGKLALAATRSSEQGGSSGFADRDANGVRTYNNDVPNDVFDVRWSGIETNPNGALELGVDYGHTNIPDDYSLRPGASKDGWMFTAEHTQTIGTGFNKFVVQYATDSMTSQGKGQARGGEVDNDGSLIRILDHGSISMGDRWDMMYVAMYQDTDRDNNRGNTWWTVGVRPMYKWTPIMSTLLEVGYDNVKSQQVDETNSQYKITLAQQWQAGDSIWSRPAIRVFATYAKWDENWGYVKTSGGSTTSEAVTSGSFTQFGNSSRGDSDEWSFGAQMEIWW; encoded by the coding sequence ATGATGATAACTCTGCGTAAACTCCCTCTGGCTGTGGCCGTCATGGCGGGCATTTTCGCCGCGCAGGCCTCTGCGGTGGACTTCAAAGGTTATGCTCGTTCCGGCATCGGCTGGACGGGTAGCGGTGGCGAACAGCAGTGCTTCCAGGCAACCGGTGCGGGCTCTAAATACCGTCTGGGTAACGAATGTGAAACCTATGCGGAAATTAAATTAGGCCAGGAAGTGTGGAAGGAAAGCGATAAAAGCTTCTACTTTGATTCCAATATTGGCTACAGAACTAATCAATTAAATGACTTTGAAAACACGGATACGCCAGCTGTCCGCGAATTTAACGTTGTTGGTAAAAACCTGATCGATTCGCTGCCGGGCGCCAACATTTGGGCGGGTAAGCGCTTCTATCAGCGTCATGATGTCCATATGATCGACTTCTACTACTGGGATATCTCAGGCCCAGGCGCAGGTATCGAAAATATTGATCTCGGCGTGGGTAAACTTGCTCTGGCTGCAACCCGCTCTTCTGAACAAGGCGGTTCTTCAGGCTTTGCAGATCGTGATGCTAACGGTGTGCGTACTTACAACAACGATGTGCCGAACGATGTGTTTGACGTTCGCTGGTCTGGTATCGAAACCAACCCGAACGGTGCCCTGGAATTAGGGGTTGATTACGGTCATACCAACATTCCTGACGACTACTCTCTGCGTCCGGGCGCTTCCAAAGATGGCTGGATGTTCACCGCTGAACATACCCAGACTATTGGAACTGGCTTTAACAAATTTGTCGTTCAGTACGCAACCGACTCGATGACTTCTCAGGGTAAAGGGCAGGCTCGCGGCGGTGAAGTTGATAATGACGGTAGCCTGATCCGTATTCTTGACCACGGTTCAATCTCCATGGGCGATCGCTGGGACATGATGTATGTCGCGATGTATCAGGATACCGATCGCGATAACAATCGCGGCAACACCTGGTGGACCGTGGGTGTTCGCCCGATGTACAAGTGGACCCCAATCATGAGCACCCTGCTGGAAGTTGGCTACGACAATGTGAAGTCTCAACAGGTTGACGAAACCAACAGTCAGTACAAAATCACCCTGGCGCAACAGTGGCAGGCAGGCGACAGCATCTGGTCTCGCCCGGCTATTCGCGTCTTCGCAACCTACGCCAAGTGGGATGAGAACTGGGGCTATGTCAAAACGTCTGGCGGGTCTACGACCTCTGAAGCCGTTACCTCAGGCAGCTTTACCCAGTTCGGTAACAGCAGCCGCGGCGACAGCGATGAATGGAGCTTCGGTGCCCAGATGGAAATCTGGTGGTAA